The proteins below come from a single Oncorhynchus keta strain PuntledgeMale-10-30-2019 chromosome 1, Oket_V2, whole genome shotgun sequence genomic window:
- the LOC118385588 gene encoding mRNA decay activator protein ZFP36L1-like isoform X2, which yields MRVGAGGCGYRIQCRVKTTRGPTHDLQFVQETLKSLTTGANILPRVSTMEPHLKKMPYALNTFLDLEEVMCKLLSLDLRDASKQSTFPVRPVGYNKPWTPCSLSASSSALSTHATESATMTSSHWGQNTEASLPSRLKMSFWAERSVSMVEPSTCTLGWASTEPKHPPASPIGGPVSGSPTSSRYKTELCRTFAESGICKYGGKCQFAHGFDEMRDLNRHPRYKTEPCRTFHTIGFCPYGIRCHFVHNNEDDLGPGPARPGPGPQTPQTRRPPLLRQSFSFGGFPSAPPQPLEHSLPHPFLLVPSVSPPTSSDITDLLSHTFSEVGCVFEPAHELQSQFLPSPDSGCSLCGLSPVPSQNPCTLSEGCSLQQSQSPPCGPALRARSLSYTSLSDHEGGCGSSASSLSGSDSSGPDGSGRRLPIFSQLSVPDEGFSSEFCSGTSFFL from the exons ATGAGAGTTGGTGCGGGGGGGTGTGGCTATCGTATACAGTGTAGAGTTAAAACCACACGTGGACCAACACACGATTTGCAGTTCGTACAGGAAACTTTGAAAAGTTTGACAACTGGAGCGAACATACTTCCCCGTGTGTCCACGATGGAACCCCATCTCAAGAAAATGCCATACGCGCTTAATACATTTCTTGATTTGGAAGAGGTTATGTGCAAG CTTCTGAGCCTGGACCTCCGGGACGCATCCAAGCAGTCAACATTCCCAGTGAGACCTGTTGGTTACAATAAGCCCTGGACCCCATGTTCCCTCTCTGCATCTAGCTCTGCCCTCTCTACTCACGCCACAGAAAGTGCAACCATGACCTCCAGCCACTGGGGGCAGAACACAGAGGCCTCACTCCCATCAAGATTGAAGATGTCATTCTGGGCTGAGCGCTCTGTCAGCATGGTGGAGCCCAGCACGTGCACCCTGGGCTGGGCCTCTACAGAGCCTAAACATCCCCCAGCCTCTCCTATTGGTGGCCCTGTCTCTGGGTCTCCCACCTCCTCACGCTATAAGACTGAACTCTGCCGCACATTTGCTGAGAGTGGCATCTGTAAGTACGGGGGGAAGTGCCAGTTTGCCCACGGCTTTGATGAGATGCGTGACCTCAACAGACACCCCAGGTACAAGACTGAGCCTTGTCGCACCTTCCACACCATTGGCTTCTGTCCTTACGGCATCCGCTGCCACTTTGTTCATAACAATGAGGACGACCTGGGCCCTGgtcctgccagacctgggcctggTCCTCAAACCCCCCAAACCAGACGACCCCCTCTACTTAGGCAGAGCTTCAGCTTCGGAGGTTTCCCCTCCGCCCCTCCACAGCCCCTGGAGcactccctcccccaccccttccTCCTTGTGCCTTCAGTCTCCCCTCCCACCTCATCTGACATAACCGACCTGCTCTCCCACACCTTCTCTGAGGTGGGCTGTGTCTTTGAGCCGGCCCATGAACTCCAGTCTCAGTTTCTTCCCTCTCCTGACTCAGGCTGTTCCCTCTGTGGGCTGTCCCCTGTGCCTTCCCAGAACCCCTGTACCTTATCAGAGGGCTGCAGCCTGCAGCAGAGCCAGAGTCCCCCCTGTGGGCCTGCTCTCAGGGCCAGGAGCCTCTCCTATACCTCCCTGTCTGACCACGAGGGTGGGTGTGGCAGCTCAGCCAGCAGCCTCAGTGGGTCTGACTCCTCTGGTCCAGATGGGTCTGGTCGGCGGCTGCCTATCTTCAGCCAGCTCTCAGTGCCTGACGAGGGCTTCAGCAGCGAGTTCTGCAGCGGCACTAGCTTTTTCCTCTAG
- the LOC118385588 gene encoding mRNA decay activator protein ZFP36L1-like isoform X3 has product MEQSQLIDCAKFPLVFAISCHCFYVEVGPPDEVNMRCCSWLNMQLLSLDLRDASKQSTFPVRPVGYNKPWTPCSLSASSSALSTHATESATMTSSHWGQNTEASLPSRLKMSFWAERSVSMVEPSTCTLGWASTEPKHPPASPIGGPVSGSPTSSRYKTELCRTFAESGICKYGGKCQFAHGFDEMRDLNRHPRYKTEPCRTFHTIGFCPYGIRCHFVHNNEDDLGPGPARPGPGPQTPQTRRPPLLRQSFSFGGFPSAPPQPLEHSLPHPFLLVPSVSPPTSSDITDLLSHTFSEVGCVFEPAHELQSQFLPSPDSGCSLCGLSPVPSQNPCTLSEGCSLQQSQSPPCGPALRARSLSYTSLSDHEGGCGSSASSLSGSDSSGPDGSGRRLPIFSQLSVPDEGFSSEFCSGTSFFL; this is encoded by the exons ATGGAACAGTCTCAGTTGATTGACTGTGCTAAGTTTCCCTTGGTTTTTGCTATTTCCTGTCATTGTTTTTATGTAGAAGTGGGTCCTCCAGATGAAGTTAACATGAGATGCTGTTCTTGGCTTAACATG CAGCTTCTGAGCCTGGACCTCCGGGACGCATCCAAGCAGTCAACATTCCCAGTGAGACCTGTTGGTTACAATAAGCCCTGGACCCCATGTTCCCTCTCTGCATCTAGCTCTGCCCTCTCTACTCACGCCACAGAAAGTGCAACCATGACCTCCAGCCACTGGGGGCAGAACACAGAGGCCTCACTCCCATCAAGATTGAAGATGTCATTCTGGGCTGAGCGCTCTGTCAGCATGGTGGAGCCCAGCACGTGCACCCTGGGCTGGGCCTCTACAGAGCCTAAACATCCCCCAGCCTCTCCTATTGGTGGCCCTGTCTCTGGGTCTCCCACCTCCTCACGCTATAAGACTGAACTCTGCCGCACATTTGCTGAGAGTGGCATCTGTAAGTACGGGGGGAAGTGCCAGTTTGCCCACGGCTTTGATGAGATGCGTGACCTCAACAGACACCCCAGGTACAAGACTGAGCCTTGTCGCACCTTCCACACCATTGGCTTCTGTCCTTACGGCATCCGCTGCCACTTTGTTCATAACAATGAGGACGACCTGGGCCCTGgtcctgccagacctgggcctggTCCTCAAACCCCCCAAACCAGACGACCCCCTCTACTTAGGCAGAGCTTCAGCTTCGGAGGTTTCCCCTCCGCCCCTCCACAGCCCCTGGAGcactccctcccccaccccttccTCCTTGTGCCTTCAGTCTCCCCTCCCACCTCATCTGACATAACCGACCTGCTCTCCCACACCTTCTCTGAGGTGGGCTGTGTCTTTGAGCCGGCCCATGAACTCCAGTCTCAGTTTCTTCCCTCTCCTGACTCAGGCTGTTCCCTCTGTGGGCTGTCCCCTGTGCCTTCCCAGAACCCCTGTACCTTATCAGAGGGCTGCAGCCTGCAGCAGAGCCAGAGTCCCCCCTGTGGGCCTGCTCTCAGGGCCAGGAGCCTCTCCTATACCTCCCTGTCTGACCACGAGGGTGGGTGTGGCAGCTCAGCCAGCAGCCTCAGTGGGTCTGACTCCTCTGGTCCAGATGGGTCTGGTCGGCGGCTGCCTATCTTCAGCCAGCTCTCAGTGCCTGACGAGGGCTTCAGCAGCGAGTTCTGCAGCGGCACTAGCTTTTTCCTCTAG
- the LOC118385588 gene encoding mRNA decay activator protein ZFP36L1-like isoform X4, whose product MEQSQLIDCAKFPLVFAISCHCFYVEVGPPDEVNMRCCSWLNMLLSLDLRDASKQSTFPVRPVGYNKPWTPCSLSASSSALSTHATESATMTSSHWGQNTEASLPSRLKMSFWAERSVSMVEPSTCTLGWASTEPKHPPASPIGGPVSGSPTSSRYKTELCRTFAESGICKYGGKCQFAHGFDEMRDLNRHPRYKTEPCRTFHTIGFCPYGIRCHFVHNNEDDLGPGPARPGPGPQTPQTRRPPLLRQSFSFGGFPSAPPQPLEHSLPHPFLLVPSVSPPTSSDITDLLSHTFSEVGCVFEPAHELQSQFLPSPDSGCSLCGLSPVPSQNPCTLSEGCSLQQSQSPPCGPALRARSLSYTSLSDHEGGCGSSASSLSGSDSSGPDGSGRRLPIFSQLSVPDEGFSSEFCSGTSFFL is encoded by the exons ATGGAACAGTCTCAGTTGATTGACTGTGCTAAGTTTCCCTTGGTTTTTGCTATTTCCTGTCATTGTTTTTATGTAGAAGTGGGTCCTCCAGATGAAGTTAACATGAGATGCTGTTCTTGGCTTAACATG CTTCTGAGCCTGGACCTCCGGGACGCATCCAAGCAGTCAACATTCCCAGTGAGACCTGTTGGTTACAATAAGCCCTGGACCCCATGTTCCCTCTCTGCATCTAGCTCTGCCCTCTCTACTCACGCCACAGAAAGTGCAACCATGACCTCCAGCCACTGGGGGCAGAACACAGAGGCCTCACTCCCATCAAGATTGAAGATGTCATTCTGGGCTGAGCGCTCTGTCAGCATGGTGGAGCCCAGCACGTGCACCCTGGGCTGGGCCTCTACAGAGCCTAAACATCCCCCAGCCTCTCCTATTGGTGGCCCTGTCTCTGGGTCTCCCACCTCCTCACGCTATAAGACTGAACTCTGCCGCACATTTGCTGAGAGTGGCATCTGTAAGTACGGGGGGAAGTGCCAGTTTGCCCACGGCTTTGATGAGATGCGTGACCTCAACAGACACCCCAGGTACAAGACTGAGCCTTGTCGCACCTTCCACACCATTGGCTTCTGTCCTTACGGCATCCGCTGCCACTTTGTTCATAACAATGAGGACGACCTGGGCCCTGgtcctgccagacctgggcctggTCCTCAAACCCCCCAAACCAGACGACCCCCTCTACTTAGGCAGAGCTTCAGCTTCGGAGGTTTCCCCTCCGCCCCTCCACAGCCCCTGGAGcactccctcccccaccccttccTCCTTGTGCCTTCAGTCTCCCCTCCCACCTCATCTGACATAACCGACCTGCTCTCCCACACCTTCTCTGAGGTGGGCTGTGTCTTTGAGCCGGCCCATGAACTCCAGTCTCAGTTTCTTCCCTCTCCTGACTCAGGCTGTTCCCTCTGTGGGCTGTCCCCTGTGCCTTCCCAGAACCCCTGTACCTTATCAGAGGGCTGCAGCCTGCAGCAGAGCCAGAGTCCCCCCTGTGGGCCTGCTCTCAGGGCCAGGAGCCTCTCCTATACCTCCCTGTCTGACCACGAGGGTGGGTGTGGCAGCTCAGCCAGCAGCCTCAGTGGGTCTGACTCCTCTGGTCCAGATGGGTCTGGTCGGCGGCTGCCTATCTTCAGCCAGCTCTCAGTGCCTGACGAGGGCTTCAGCAGCGAGTTCTGCAGCGGCACTAGCTTTTTCCTCTAG
- the LOC118385588 gene encoding mRNA decay activator protein ZFP36L1-like isoform X5: MTSSHWGQNTEASLPSRLKMSFWAERSVSMVEPSTCTLGWASTEPKHPPASPIGGPVSGSPTSSRYKTELCRTFAESGICKYGGKCQFAHGFDEMRDLNRHPRYKTEPCRTFHTIGFCPYGIRCHFVHNNEDDLGPGPARPGPGPQTPQTRRPPLLRQSFSFGGFPSAPPQPLEHSLPHPFLLVPSVSPPTSSDITDLLSHTFSEVGCVFEPAHELQSQFLPSPDSGCSLCGLSPVPSQNPCTLSEGCSLQQSQSPPCGPALRARSLSYTSLSDHEGGCGSSASSLSGSDSSGPDGSGRRLPIFSQLSVPDEGFSSEFCSGTSFFL, translated from the coding sequence ATGACCTCCAGCCACTGGGGGCAGAACACAGAGGCCTCACTCCCATCAAGATTGAAGATGTCATTCTGGGCTGAGCGCTCTGTCAGCATGGTGGAGCCCAGCACGTGCACCCTGGGCTGGGCCTCTACAGAGCCTAAACATCCCCCAGCCTCTCCTATTGGTGGCCCTGTCTCTGGGTCTCCCACCTCCTCACGCTATAAGACTGAACTCTGCCGCACATTTGCTGAGAGTGGCATCTGTAAGTACGGGGGGAAGTGCCAGTTTGCCCACGGCTTTGATGAGATGCGTGACCTCAACAGACACCCCAGGTACAAGACTGAGCCTTGTCGCACCTTCCACACCATTGGCTTCTGTCCTTACGGCATCCGCTGCCACTTTGTTCATAACAATGAGGACGACCTGGGCCCTGgtcctgccagacctgggcctggTCCTCAAACCCCCCAAACCAGACGACCCCCTCTACTTAGGCAGAGCTTCAGCTTCGGAGGTTTCCCCTCCGCCCCTCCACAGCCCCTGGAGcactccctcccccaccccttccTCCTTGTGCCTTCAGTCTCCCCTCCCACCTCATCTGACATAACCGACCTGCTCTCCCACACCTTCTCTGAGGTGGGCTGTGTCTTTGAGCCGGCCCATGAACTCCAGTCTCAGTTTCTTCCCTCTCCTGACTCAGGCTGTTCCCTCTGTGGGCTGTCCCCTGTGCCTTCCCAGAACCCCTGTACCTTATCAGAGGGCTGCAGCCTGCAGCAGAGCCAGAGTCCCCCCTGTGGGCCTGCTCTCAGGGCCAGGAGCCTCTCCTATACCTCCCTGTCTGACCACGAGGGTGGGTGTGGCAGCTCAGCCAGCAGCCTCAGTGGGTCTGACTCCTCTGGTCCAGATGGGTCTGGTCGGCGGCTGCCTATCTTCAGCCAGCTCTCAGTGCCTGACGAGGGCTTCAGCAGCGAGTTCTGCAGCGGCACTAGCTTTTTCCTCTAG
- the LOC118385588 gene encoding mRNA decay activator protein ZFP36L1-like isoform X1 — MRVGAGGCGYRIQCRVKTTRGPTHDLQFVQETLKSLTTGANILPRVSTMEPHLKKMPYALNTFLDLEEVMCKQLLSLDLRDASKQSTFPVRPVGYNKPWTPCSLSASSSALSTHATESATMTSSHWGQNTEASLPSRLKMSFWAERSVSMVEPSTCTLGWASTEPKHPPASPIGGPVSGSPTSSRYKTELCRTFAESGICKYGGKCQFAHGFDEMRDLNRHPRYKTEPCRTFHTIGFCPYGIRCHFVHNNEDDLGPGPARPGPGPQTPQTRRPPLLRQSFSFGGFPSAPPQPLEHSLPHPFLLVPSVSPPTSSDITDLLSHTFSEVGCVFEPAHELQSQFLPSPDSGCSLCGLSPVPSQNPCTLSEGCSLQQSQSPPCGPALRARSLSYTSLSDHEGGCGSSASSLSGSDSSGPDGSGRRLPIFSQLSVPDEGFSSEFCSGTSFFL; from the exons ATGAGAGTTGGTGCGGGGGGGTGTGGCTATCGTATACAGTGTAGAGTTAAAACCACACGTGGACCAACACACGATTTGCAGTTCGTACAGGAAACTTTGAAAAGTTTGACAACTGGAGCGAACATACTTCCCCGTGTGTCCACGATGGAACCCCATCTCAAGAAAATGCCATACGCGCTTAATACATTTCTTGATTTGGAAGAGGTTATGTGCAAG CAGCTTCTGAGCCTGGACCTCCGGGACGCATCCAAGCAGTCAACATTCCCAGTGAGACCTGTTGGTTACAATAAGCCCTGGACCCCATGTTCCCTCTCTGCATCTAGCTCTGCCCTCTCTACTCACGCCACAGAAAGTGCAACCATGACCTCCAGCCACTGGGGGCAGAACACAGAGGCCTCACTCCCATCAAGATTGAAGATGTCATTCTGGGCTGAGCGCTCTGTCAGCATGGTGGAGCCCAGCACGTGCACCCTGGGCTGGGCCTCTACAGAGCCTAAACATCCCCCAGCCTCTCCTATTGGTGGCCCTGTCTCTGGGTCTCCCACCTCCTCACGCTATAAGACTGAACTCTGCCGCACATTTGCTGAGAGTGGCATCTGTAAGTACGGGGGGAAGTGCCAGTTTGCCCACGGCTTTGATGAGATGCGTGACCTCAACAGACACCCCAGGTACAAGACTGAGCCTTGTCGCACCTTCCACACCATTGGCTTCTGTCCTTACGGCATCCGCTGCCACTTTGTTCATAACAATGAGGACGACCTGGGCCCTGgtcctgccagacctgggcctggTCCTCAAACCCCCCAAACCAGACGACCCCCTCTACTTAGGCAGAGCTTCAGCTTCGGAGGTTTCCCCTCCGCCCCTCCACAGCCCCTGGAGcactccctcccccaccccttccTCCTTGTGCCTTCAGTCTCCCCTCCCACCTCATCTGACATAACCGACCTGCTCTCCCACACCTTCTCTGAGGTGGGCTGTGTCTTTGAGCCGGCCCATGAACTCCAGTCTCAGTTTCTTCCCTCTCCTGACTCAGGCTGTTCCCTCTGTGGGCTGTCCCCTGTGCCTTCCCAGAACCCCTGTACCTTATCAGAGGGCTGCAGCCTGCAGCAGAGCCAGAGTCCCCCCTGTGGGCCTGCTCTCAGGGCCAGGAGCCTCTCCTATACCTCCCTGTCTGACCACGAGGGTGGGTGTGGCAGCTCAGCCAGCAGCCTCAGTGGGTCTGACTCCTCTGGTCCAGATGGGTCTGGTCGGCGGCTGCCTATCTTCAGCCAGCTCTCAGTGCCTGACGAGGGCTTCAGCAGCGAGTTCTGCAGCGGCACTAGCTTTTTCCTCTAG